The genomic interval ACCCCTCGCCGAAGGCTTCAAGCGCTTGGCCTGTTCCACGACGCGATGGTCGTAAAAATAGAGGCCGGTCACCGCATAATGGGACGCGGGCCTTTCCGGTTTCTCGACGAGGTCGACCGCTTCCCCGTTGCGCCCGAAGCTCACCACTCCGTATCTTTCCGGATTTCGGACCCAGTAGGCGAAGATCGTCGCCCCTTCGTCCCGCTCGGCGGCACGTCTCAAATGGCTGGTGAGCTCGTGTCCGTAGAAGAGATTGTCTCCGAGGACGAGGGCGCAACCTTCACCGTTGATGAAGTCCTCGCCGATTAGAAAAGCCTGAGCCAATCCTTCGGGGCGCGGCTGTACCGCGTAGGATAGTCTCAGTCCGAGGTGGCTTCCGTCGCGGAGAAGCACTTCGAACAGCGGTCGGTCG from Vicinamibacteria bacterium carries:
- the rfbA gene encoding glucose-1-phosphate thymidylyltransferase RfbA codes for the protein MTSAVSKQLLPIYDKPMIYFPLSTLMLAGIRDILVITTPHDRPLFEVLLRDGSHLGLRLSYAVQPRPEGLAQAFLIGEDFINGEGCALVLGDNLFYGHELTSHLRRAAERDEGATIFAYWVRNPERYGVVSFGRNGEAVDLVEKPERPASHYAVTGLYFYDHRVVEQAKRLKPSARGELEITDLNRLYLEQSALHVEKLGRGFAWLDTGTHDALLQAAMFIESVEQRQGLKICCPEEIAFRMGFIDAEALERLAAENSASEYGRYLSSLLQEG